In Ramlibacter sp., the sequence TACGAGGTGCAGGACCGCGTGCAGCGGGGCCTGAACTACGCCATCGTGGACGAGGTGGACTCGATCCTGATTGACGAGGCGCGAACGCCGCTGATCATCAGCGGCCAGGCCGAGGACCATACCGACCTGTACATTGCGATGAACCGCGTGGTGCCCCTGCTCACGCGCCAGGAAGGCGAAGCCAACCCGCTGACCGGCGAAGGCGTGATCAAGCCCGGTGATTTCACGCTGGACGAAAAGTCGCATCAGGTCTTCCTCACCGAGCAGGGCCACGAGAATGCCGAGCGGATCCTGTTCAACCTGGGCCTGATTGCCGAGGGCGCCTCGCTCTACGACCCCGCCAACATCGCGCTGATGCATCACCTGTACGCGGCGCTGCGGGCCAACCACCTTTACCACCGCGACCAGCACTATGTGGTCCAGGAGGGCGAGGTGGTGATCGTCGACGAGTTCACCGGCCGGCTGATGTCGGGGCGGCGCTGGAGCGACGGCCTGCACCAGGCCGTGGAAGCCAAGGAGGGCGTGGCCATCCAGGCCGAGAACCAGACGCTGGCCTCGATCACCTTCCAGAACTACTTCCGCCTCTACGGCAAGCTCGCCGGCATGACCGGCACGGCCGATACCGAGGCCTATGAGTTCCAGGAGATCTACGGGCTCGAGACCGTGGTGATGCCGCCGAACCGGCCGAGCCGGCGCGACGACCAGCTTGACCGCGTCTACAAGACCACGCGCGAGAAGTACGAAGCCGCCATCAAGGACATCCGCGAATGCCACGAGCGCGGCCAGCCCGTGCTGGTGGGCACCACGTCGATCGAGAACTCCGAAATCATCGACCAGTTGCTGACCAGGGAAAACCTGCCACACCAGGTGCTCAACGCCAAGCAGCATGCGCGCGAGGCGGACATCGTGGCGCAAGCCGGCCGGCCCGGCATGATCACCATCGCCACCAACATGGCGGGCCGGGGCACCGACATCGTGCTGGGCGGCAATGTGGAAAAGCTCATCGAAGCGGTTGAAGCCGATGAGTCCCTGGACGCCGCCGCGAAGGCGGCGCAGATCGCGTCGCTGCGCGAGCAATGGACCAAGGACCATGAGTCGGTGAAGGCGCTGGGCGGCCTGCGCATCATCGCCACCGAGCGGCACGAGTCCCGCCGGATTGACAACCAGCTGCGCGGCCGTTCAGGCCGGCAGGGTGACCCGGGTTCCTCGCGCTTTTACCTCAGCCTGGACGACCCGCTGATGCGCATCTTCGCGGGCGACCGGGTCAAGGCCATCATGGAACGCCTCAAGATGCCCGACGGCGAGGCCATCGAGGCCGGCATCGTCACGCGCAGCATCGAAAGCGCCCAGCGCAAGGTGGAAGCGCGCAACTTTGACATCCGCAAGCAGCTCCTGGAGTACGACGACGTCTCCAACGACCAGCGCAAGGTGATCTACCAGCAGCGCAACGACATTCTCGACGCGGCTGACCTGTCCGCCCAGATCGCCTCCCTGCGCGAAGGCTGCTTCACCGATCTCGTGCACCAGTACGTGCCGGAACAGTCGGTGGAAGAGCAATGGGATCTGCCCAGGCTCGAGCAGGTGCTGCGCGAGGAATGGCAGATTGAACTGCCACTGCAGGGCGAGGTGCAGGCGGCCAGCGCCATCACCGACGAGGACCTGGTCGCCCGGGTCCTGCAGACGGCCAATGAGGTGTTCGATGCCAAGGTCAAGCTGGTGGGCGGTGACCAGTTCACGCAGTTCGAGCGCGTCGTGCTGCTGCAGAGCATTGACACGCATTGGCGTGAGCATCTGAGCGCGCTTGACTACCTGCGTCAGGGCATTCACCTGCGGGGCTATGCGCAGAAGCAGCCCAAGCAGGAATACAAGCGCGAGGCCTTTGAGCTGTTCGGGCAACTGCTGGACTCCGTGAAGAATGACGTCACCAAGGTCTTGATGACGGTTCAGATCCAGTCCAGTGAGCAGATTGGCGAAGCCGCCGATGCGCTGGAAAACCGTGCCGAACGCATTGCCAACGTGACCTACAGCGCACCCACCGAAACGGGTGAAGTCGAGACGCGCGTGGATGCCGCCACAGCGCGCCAGCCCGGCCCCTTTGCCGACGGCATGCCCCGCGTGGGCCGCAACGATCCCTGCCCTTGCGGCAGCGGAAAAAAATACAAACACTGTCACGGCAAGCTGGCCTGACACCCCGCTGAAACATTTTCTTGCCCGCTGCGTTGGAAACAACGCAGCGGGCTGTTTTTGTTGCGCCTCAAGGGCCTACTGGGAATATCCTTTAATGCTTTTGTAACTGTTATTACATTCTCTAGCAGAGAGGTCTGCTTTGATACATCCGACCCCTGTCAAGGTTGACAGGGGGTGGCCCACGTCAAGCCTTGTTTCGAATTTCAATGAATGCACCATTTTTTTACGAGGTGCATCATGGAAGTCGTTGAAAAGTCCCCGCAGCATCAAGTTGTGAACCCGCCCCTGAGCGCGCAGCTGCAGCGCCGCCTGGCCAGGGAGTTCACCCCGCGCTGGAACGAACAGTGGGGCGGCAAATTCATTCTTCATGGACGGCCTGTCACGGAGGCGGCCGTGCGCCTGGATGGCAATGACTACCTGGGCATCAGCGGGCATCCCGAGATTGTCCAGGCGCAGGTCAACGCCTTGCGCGAGGACCGCGAGTCGGTGATCCAGTCCGGGGTGTTCCTGCTGGACGCCCACCCTTCCCACACGCTGGAGAAGTCGCTGGCCCAGTGGGTGGGCAAGGAAGATGGCTACCTCTGCCAGTCGGGCTATTCGGCCAACGTGGGGTTGCTGCAGATCATCGCGGACGCGCAGACGCCGGTGTACCTGGACACGCTGGCCCATGCCTCGCTGTGGGAAGGGGCCCACGCCGCCCGTGCGCCGGCGCATGCCTTTCGCCACAACGATGTCCAGCATCTGGAACGCATGATCGCGACCCACGGCCCGGGCGTGGTCGTGGTGGATTCGGTGTACAGCACCACGGGCGCGCTGTGCCCGCTGGAGGCCATCGTGCAGGTCTGCGAACGCCGCGACTGCATGATCGTGGTCGATGAATCCCATTCACTCGGAACCCATGGCCCGGGTGGTGCCGGCCTGTGCGCCGCCCTGGGGCTGACCGAGAGGGTTCACTTCATCACGGCCAGCCTGGCCAAGGCATTCGCGGGCCGTGCGGGCTTCTTCACGGCGCCAGCGAGCATGCGCTACTACACGCTGATCAGCAGCTACCCGAACATCTTCAGCTCGTCGCTGCTGCCGCACGAGGTGGCCGGCCTGGCCGCCACGCTCAAGGTGATCCGCGCCAGTGACGATGCGCGGCGCCGGCTGCACGCGAACACGGTGCGGGTCAGGGCCAGCCTGTCGGACCTGGGCTACCCGATCCACCAGGGCAGTGAGCAGATCATCGCGCTCGAAGCCGGCACCGAACCGGCCGCCATGGTGCTGCGCGACGAGCTTGAAGCCCATGACATCGTGGGTGCCCTGTTCTGCGCCCCGGCCACCAGCCGCAACCGCGCCATGGTTCGCCTGACCCTGAACGCCGCGCTGACCGAAGCGGAGATCCGCCATGTTGAAACCGCCGCCGAGGCGCTGGCGCCGCGCCTGAAGCCCTGGGACTGGCCGATTGCGCGGCGCCTGCGCGTGCGCGCCGATCAGCCCTGAACGTTGCGCTGCTCCTGCCGCGCCAGCCACCGCGCGTAGCTGTTGGCGATGTCGGGGCAGAATTCCGGCGCCACGTTGAACAGCGCGCCCAGCAGCGTTTCCTCCCGGCCGACCGCGAATGCCGGCGTCAGCTCGGGCGCCGCGCTGTGGCCCAGGGCCTGCCGCAGTTCGAGGTCCACCAGCTTGCGCCCCGTGCGGATGTCCTCGAGAGCGCCGGCCTTGACGCCTTCCGCCTCGGCCAGCTCGGCCAGGTCTGACAGGCCGGCCGTCGGCTCCAGCTGGAGCCAGCTCACGCGGCCGTTGGCATTCATGCCCAGAACGCCGAAGGGGTCGCCGATCACCACATGCTCGACCCAGCGCTTGGTGGCCAGATCGCGCAGGTCGCGCCCCACCGAAGGCACGCGCAACAGCGCGTTCTGTTCCGGGGTGAGCGTGGCACGCCAGATCTGGGCATGGCGCGCATTGGGGGCGGCCATGAGGTGCTCCACGGCGTCAATCAGCCGGTGCGAGATGTCGGGCGTCTGCTTCGCGATGAACTGGTCAATCAGCCCCCGGTTGAAGGCGTTGACGGCCACCTGCTCGTCCGCCTGCCCCGTGAGCAGGACGCGTGAACCCGGCCAGTCGACCAGCTCGCCCAGGGCCTGCAGCCCGTCCATGGCGGGCATGGAGTAGTCCACCACGCAGATCCGGGTCAAGGCATAGCGTTCGGTGTACTTGGACCAGTAGCCCAGGATCTGGGGGATCAGCGGGCGGCCTTCGCGCCACTGGTCGACCAGCTGCTGCTGGTTCCAGGCGTCGGCCTCCCAGAAGGGGGGCTCCTGCTGAAGGTAATTGATGCACTCGTACGGACGCAGGAACAACCGCAGATGCCAGTGGCGCGGCAGCACCAGGGCGAGCATCTCGAGATAGTCCGGATCGTCATCGAGAAA encodes:
- the cqsA gene encoding quorum-sensing autoinducer CAI-1 synthase — translated: MEVVEKSPQHQVVNPPLSAQLQRRLAREFTPRWNEQWGGKFILHGRPVTEAAVRLDGNDYLGISGHPEIVQAQVNALREDRESVIQSGVFLLDAHPSHTLEKSLAQWVGKEDGYLCQSGYSANVGLLQIIADAQTPVYLDTLAHASLWEGAHAARAPAHAFRHNDVQHLERMIATHGPGVVVVDSVYSTTGALCPLEAIVQVCERRDCMIVVDESHSLGTHGPGGAGLCAALGLTERVHFITASLAKAFAGRAGFFTAPASMRYYTLISSYPNIFSSSLLPHEVAGLAATLKVIRASDDARRRLHANTVRVRASLSDLGYPIHQGSEQIIALEAGTEPAAMVLRDELEAHDIVGALFCAPATSRNRAMVRLTLNAALTEAEIRHVETAAEALAPRLKPWDWPIARRLRVRADQP
- a CDS encoding response regulator, producing the protein MSFSLFQRPGAIVFLDDDPDYLEMLALVLPRHWHLRLFLRPYECINYLQQEPPFWEADAWNQQQLVDQWREGRPLIPQILGYWSKYTERYALTRICVVDYSMPAMDGLQALGELVDWPGSRVLLTGQADEQVAVNAFNRGLIDQFIAKQTPDISHRLIDAVEHLMAAPNARHAQIWRATLTPEQNALLRVPSVGRDLRDLATKRWVEHVVIGDPFGVLGMNANGRVSWLQLEPTAGLSDLAELAEAEGVKAGALEDIRTGRKLVDLELRQALGHSAAPELTPAFAVGREETLLGALFNVAPEFCPDIANSYARWLARQEQRNVQG
- the secA gene encoding preprotein translocase subunit SecA, with translation MATNFLTKIFGSRNDRLLKQYRKTVERINALEPQYEKLDDAGLRAKTEEFKARVAAGETLDAILPEAFAVVREGSKRVMKMRHFDVQMLGGMSLHNGKISEMRTGEGKTLTATLPVYLNALTGKGVHVVTVNDYLANRDAQWMGRLYGFLGLSVGVNLPNMSREEKQSAYRSDITYGTNNEFGFDYLRDNMVYEVQDRVQRGLNYAIVDEVDSILIDEARTPLIISGQAEDHTDLYIAMNRVVPLLTRQEGEANPLTGEGVIKPGDFTLDEKSHQVFLTEQGHENAERILFNLGLIAEGASLYDPANIALMHHLYAALRANHLYHRDQHYVVQEGEVVIVDEFTGRLMSGRRWSDGLHQAVEAKEGVAIQAENQTLASITFQNYFRLYGKLAGMTGTADTEAYEFQEIYGLETVVMPPNRPSRRDDQLDRVYKTTREKYEAAIKDIRECHERGQPVLVGTTSIENSEIIDQLLTRENLPHQVLNAKQHAREADIVAQAGRPGMITIATNMAGRGTDIVLGGNVEKLIEAVEADESLDAAAKAAQIASLREQWTKDHESVKALGGLRIIATERHESRRIDNQLRGRSGRQGDPGSSRFYLSLDDPLMRIFAGDRVKAIMERLKMPDGEAIEAGIVTRSIESAQRKVEARNFDIRKQLLEYDDVSNDQRKVIYQQRNDILDAADLSAQIASLREGCFTDLVHQYVPEQSVEEQWDLPRLEQVLREEWQIELPLQGEVQAASAITDEDLVARVLQTANEVFDAKVKLVGGDQFTQFERVVLLQSIDTHWREHLSALDYLRQGIHLRGYAQKQPKQEYKREAFELFGQLLDSVKNDVTKVLMTVQIQSSEQIGEAADALENRAERIANVTYSAPTETGEVETRVDAATARQPGPFADGMPRVGRNDPCPCGSGKKYKHCHGKLA